TACCCTCTGCCCTGTTCACAACAACATCATGGTTTGACCCTTTTACCTGATGAATGAAGAGCAACTTTCTTCCTTTTGTGTGACTGAATGAAGTTATAGACTGAAATAATACCAGTCTAGAGGTATGTAGGCGTACAGATGAATATGGGGACATACTAAAGACGTATGTGCTCACTGGGCCATTCAGTTTTACACAATTATACTGTTATTATATGTGTGTAGTTGGTAAATGCTGTAAATTGTTACTATTAAcgtatgtgtttgtttcttcatttttaGGTTTATTTATTGGTGCAGCAAGCTACAAACTCCGTCAGTAAAACTGACCTAGCTAGTTAGCAGCTAGGCGCTTTTTTGTTGCCATATGGCAGACATGACTGATTTTGGGGTTTGGTGAAGTGTTTTTCATTGCTCTTGTAAGGAGAGACTGGGAAAGACTACTTTCCGGTTGCCAATAGTTACCGCTGACCGGTCAGTTCTCTACGGTGACGTTTTCGAATTTGTTACGCAACAGAACAGAACCAGAACGAAAGTCAAGGTCAGATCAGCGCGATAGACAGATTTGTTATTTACGAAACTGTTAGCGAGACACGATGAGTGAATTTCGTGAAGAAATATCACAAGAAAGTTTGCTAGAGCTGTTGAACGAGTCCTTCAGCAGTGAAGGGGACGTTGTGAATTTTACGTCCCTACGAGTTCTGCTGCTCGCTTTAATGAGTGACACAGAGGACAGCGAGGAGACTGTGGACATGATGGAGACTGCAGAcatgatggagatggagacagagaagaggaggaaagaGGACGTTGGCCAGGATGTAGATGAGTCGCAGCCTCCAAGCCTCTCCATCTCGGACATGAGCAAACAATTGGAGGACAACGAGGAAGCAGTGTCCAAGGTATGACCCCATTCTCTATCGTCTGAACTTCGTTTTCTTGTCCAGCAGAAATctaacactacacaaatacctgtAATGTTTTCTACCCCATTTTACACGTTGTTTAAATTAGCCTCCACATTAAGCTTTACTACTTACTGTTAGTAACTGTGATGTTGACATGTTTAATGGTCTGTCTGTGAAATCTTAGTGTAGAAACTTGAACTGAAACCTTAATAAGTATCTGAAGGCCCATATGTTCTGTCCTCAGTCTACAAGTCTCATGCAAGAGTCAGGAAGAGATGAGAATCAGGAGCTCAGGGAGGAGAAAGACAGGCTGAAGAAAGAAGTGGAAAGGCTTCAAAATCAGCTTAGTCAGGTGAGCACATACATAAACCTCACTCCTTTTTATCGAATACATTCAACTAGGTCAAAATCAGAACATCAGTTCATACTGAAGTCTGTTGATTTGCacacagtaaacagtaaaatgcaacaaaacctaAACCTGCTCATAATCTTGTTTATCCAGTGTATGACTTTGGAGGAAATGCAAGCGGCTCTCGTCATCGAGAGACAAAACATGTTGAAGGTAAGATGATGGATTGGCACTGTGTGCAGTTTGAATAGCTAATACTTTAGAAAACCTGCTTAATTAAAACAGATTGGATAGAATGTGATAATTTACTGAAATGAACGTAACATACCATCTGAGATGTTTAGCAAACAAATGCTTGATTCGGTTGCTTGATTGCATTGCATGTAGTCCTAATTTAGAGAACTGCGTCCTCTCAAGATTTCATAATGGTGGATATATGATCCATTTTCATACAGGAACTGAAAGAAAGCATCACTGGCACCGGGTTCCCAGATACAAGTAGGGAGATTAATGTCTCTTCGACCCCAAGAGACCCTTCAACGAACATATCTGATAGAGCCCTGGGCCAGGTCAGCAGTGGGGCTGAGCAGAACCCAGAGTCACCTGAAGCTCTGATGGATATAGCTCAACTAGATAAGATGCAGAAGAGCCTGGAGGCTCATGTGGAGCGCCTGGAAGGTGACATGCTTATGCAACTACTAAGACAAGAGCAAATAAACTATAGGCCAATATTGGCATATAACTATATAATACAAATTTCATTAACTGCAGTTTGACAACTATGTTTAAAAGAGAGTCTTATagataaaaacattaaaacaacacaattCAAATATTGTGATTTGTCTGATATTTAGGTCTTAGTGCCCCTTTTTCTGCTGTGCATATGTAGCTGGTCCAAATCTAGGTATTAGAAGCATGTATTAATTTTTCTGCttaggaaaaagagaaaatatgcTGGAGAGGTTTTCCAAGTTTCAGGTGACAGTCAGCCAGAGCAGAGACAGTTTCTCTGGATTAGGGCAGCAGCATCATCTGCAAACAGCTGACCTCAGGTAAATTCCATTCTCAGGCCAAAGGAAGCAACACTGGGAACAGTTGTAGATCCTTCTCTTACTTCtcttacattacattaaattctATATCTAAGAATCTGAGGAAGTATTTTTGTATATGCAAATTGAAATATTATTAGCTAGGGCTACATGGACATGCAATGTACATATGTACTTGTAACCTTTAACTTGTAATCTGTGTAACATATATATGCCACAGACGTAAACACCAGTCTTTTTAACCATAAAGAGATGAATTTAAAAAGCAGGATTTTGAATTCAAGGTTACATTAATGTCAAGAGAAAAATGTATGGATGTGGAAATCTGAACAGatagtaaaaaaaacagttgtaGAATAAGTCATCAGTCCTCCGTGCCACAAATTTCTACTAAATACATCCTCACAATCTTTCTTACAATGTAACATACACTTTGACAGGATTGAAGTGCAGAAGCTGCATGAGGAGCTCCAAAATGTAAAGCAGAAAGTGCTGGCACTCAGGGAACAGAAGGGAAGCTTAGAGAAGGAAATGCAGGATACACATCAGCCTATAAATGTGCAGGAGGCTGTTCTGCAACTACAGGCTGAGTATGAGAAGCTCCGCACAACCACCCACCAGCTGGTGAAGgataagaaacagaaagaaagtcACACCGAGGTAAGGAATAATGAGGTTATAAAAGTCATGGAAAATTCAGCACTGGCattacagtattatacacacAGAAAGATACATGTAATAATATGCTTATCTCTCAGGAACTGTACAAGTTTATGAAGGAGCTGGACGAGAAGATCGCAGACAAGGAGATAATGAAAACTGTAGAAGACATCGTGAGTGTCCTAAATTATAACGCATTATCAAATACAAAGTCCATCGAATGTCACTTTCAGTGGGTGAAATTCTTCTCCCTCATTCAGAAATCGGAAATGCAGACACTGGAGAACAAGGTCCTCCTGTGTGATAAAACAGCAGCCAAGCTGAAGAAGAAGTTCATGGATCTTTTCAGCAACTTCTCTGACCATAAGGAGACCTGTGAAAAGGCTCATGAGAAGATCTTCCAAGAACTGGACTGCAAGGTGAACAGAGCAGATCTGTGACTTAACATGAAAAACCTTTTTGTTGGGCCTGCTGAAAAACAAGTTGCTAAAATATCATTGTACGGGTTTCCCGTTCCTGTCAGAATTGTTCAGTGATTGCTTGGTCTAGCACATTTGATTTCAGTCAACAAGTCAGTTGTAAGGTAAATTATATGCTAGAGCAAAAAGAACACTAAATGTGCTGCAGCTTTCCttaaagaaaagcaaaacacaaTATGGTATTCTGTGAAATCAGAAAGATGAGTTAATTTTTAAAGTTAAAACAAGGCTCTGATGAACTCTGAATATACATCTCATTGTAATGTTTTGTGTCTCTGGTTTCAGGTGAACCAAACTGAGATGGATCATCTGAAGAAGCAGCTAGAGGTTTTCAGGTTGAGAATCCTCAAGCTACACACCCTACCTGCAGAAAGTGATGATGCTGCTGTCGTCAGGAAGTAAGTAATGcaaacagtgtcagtgtgtttcagtgtaagCGGAAACCCTCTATAGCCACACTCTAAAAGATGCTTCTATATtatgatgtttttctttttaatgataGCTCCACGCTTCCTGCTCACATGTGCATTATGTGCTTGCCCCAATTAAATCCAGCGTAATTTCATCTGTGCCACTGTGTTTACCAGTTTTGGTTAAACTATGTGATTGCAGGCCAAATTTAGTACCTAATAATGATCAATAAACTGTCCAAACCTTTTCCAGTTGTACTTTTGGATCTTACATTTCAGAGGTACAGCTTTGGTGATTATCAGCCTGCAgggaaattttaattttattcctcTATGGCATTTGATGCTATATGACATTATAATAGCACAAGAATTCCACAGTAGGTTTTGAGAGTGATTGGTTCTGCCCTGTTACCTTTTCCCCTGTATTAGCTAGCACTTCAAAACTATATCAAAAAATGATTTGCTTTCTCCAGACCAGATAATTGGAATGCCCTTTTGTTGTGCTTTTTTAGATAAGAATTTATTTGCAGAATGTAGTACATAAAAATACAGCAGCCAGTGTTGGAATCATATTATCCCCATTCTCTTCTTcacattaattcatttttttctccctcttcctAACAGACAGTGTTTGACAAAGTTCAAATGCCTCCCCTTTGATGGACCTGACAACATGAGTATTCCTGAACCGTATGTTTGCATTTTGAGctttaaatccattttaatgTATTCTACGTGACTGAGTACTAAAAATTTACTCTGTCCTgtgattctttttctttttttctggatgCTCTCAGATCCATGCTGGTATTGCCTAAGCCTCCAAGTTCCCCCGCTCCAAAGCACAACAGGAGGTAAAGCTAATTTTTTTCATTAGTTTATATCATGGctataataataacatgtaTAGGTGGAAAGAACTGTAACAAGAACAGCAATCAACTAGCGAACAAAGAGTTACAGAAGTGTCTTGTTTTACCCTTATACTGCTTAGTTTCACTTCTTTTAAGGAAATCATAAATCCTAATTTCCTCATTTTGCTAATTTCCGAAGCCCATAATCCACCTTTGGTTCGTCTACACTTCATGCTTCAGTAGTTAAACATCAGCCTTTTTACTTCTCCAGGCCGAGGCATAGGACTAAATTGGACGAGTCAGCTGAGGGATCACCTACAGAGGGAAGCATGGAACAAACCAGGGAGGGAGACAGCTGTGGTTTTGATGAGCGAGTCCACGAGGAAAAGCAAGACATCAGTTCCGTGAAGACTGAGGATGTGGGACTGACCGTCACTCCCCCCAAAGAAGGCAAGACCCCCTTTATCCTGCTCTTAATTCTTAGTATTCTATACTTATAATGTTATAGTGAGAGTAATAATGAGAGTCAGCAGCAGGTGAGAATTTGGCCCAAActaacactatacactttagCTAGATTAAAAAACATGTTGATTACAAATGGCGCTAATGTAAAATGATCCAGAGAACAACAGGAACTACTGCTTCAGATTCTGAGCTTACAGTCCTGGCCTTATCATTCCGACTGATACAAGACATTAAATGTTGAAACTTGTATAATAGAGCAGTACAGCAAACAGAAACGTTTCTCTGAAATTATATACATAAAGATCTACATAGTTACGTACATCCACAAACATTATGAACTATTGCTCCAGGATTTTGGAAGTGCGTCTTCTCTTGTAGAAAAATGCTATTGCGAGTTGTGCTGTGCACAGCATTAAATTGATATTAGTAAGCTAGCTAGGTAATGTTAGAGCACCAGCTGAAGCACAAGGCTTTTGCCAGCTAAAGAACAAGTCAGATGGCTCATGTTTGTTATGATCCATCCATGAATGTGCTAAGCTATCTGGCTCAAAGACACTTTAAGAGAAGATGCTTGTCTCTTATGCGGCTGTGTTAAGTTGCTCAGCCTGTGAGACTTTACTAATGAAATTCCAGTTCATGTACCTTTGAAGAAACATATTGTCCATAAGCCTGAGATGTTAGAGACCGGAAAATAACCAACGGAATTGCATGTTCAGGTCATGGGCTTCCTGCTGGCCTGGACGAGGGGGAGAAGATCGAAAGTGCAAGGAAAGAGAGGGCCTGTCAGGCCACATTACCACCTCTGACTGATCTCACTCAGCTGGacaagaggaagaggatgatggATGAGATGGAGAGGAAGGAGTGGGCTTTCCGAGAGCAGGAGATTGAAAAGTGAGAAACAGTTCTCTTACCACAGACATCTGTGCTATGCTTTCAGGGTCTGACCTATGGCCTCTTTCtcactaaacaaacacatacatatacacagacacaacagTCTCAAGATATGTCAGTATCCAAGATGATTTTTCAGTAGCATCTAAACCAAGTATTTGCTTTTAAGCCACAAGAcaattacagtggaacctcggcatacaaatttaacttgttctggaggcgagttcttaaggcaaaaatttgtattgcgaaattAATTTTCccttaagaaataatgtaaatacaaataaaccattccagccacccaaaaatattacctatattaccaatatgaccaatgtaaactgtatggctgcttacaaagaactgacccaagccaagcattccatgtcaaggatcctcacaggaagtcaccaagcttgggctaaaaataaaacagaccacccacaccaccattctgttaacaaaaaaaatcacgtagcttttgaacacaaGCCGAAGGCAACGTTAGTATTGttggttgactctttccaaacagctttcattggctggaaaaaaaagttaatattcATAACCTTttgttttgaacggctcccggacgtatgCGTAACTTTGCTGGCGTTCAGTTCGGTTtgttcgtatgctgaaaattcttcatatgccgatgcacaTTCctttgcaaaatttcaattcttaaggtgaaaattcataagtggtatgctgaggttccaatGTATGTAGAAAGAGATAGGAAATAAAACACGCGTGTTATGGTAATGACAACATTACAAACCTATATTTTTCACaaaatttttgtcatttgttatgtttgtttgcttgtaaatatgaatatgtgtgtattgttgttaTACCTAGGTGTCTGTACATTTGTCTTTTTGTGCTGCAGGCTGCAAGAGACTCGTTTGACTCTTTTGGTGCGTTTTTTATGGGAGAGAGAGTCACAACAGGAGAAGGTCACAGAGCAGAGGCTGGATGAGCATTTTTACAAgctgcagaaagagaaagaagaacaaGTCCAGAAAATATGCAGTGACTATGAACGCTGTAAgaccacacactcttacatctTTATTAGAGGAAAAGCCACATCCATTATCTGTCAATATTATGCAAACAATTACATACATAGTAGCTCACCATACATATCATTAGTTAGTATAGTACCATTActgatgaaaataaatacatgcatttATATTGAGAATAAATATTAGACAAAGTAGAAGTTGTTAATTCGTTAattacgctctctctctctttctctctctctctctctctctctctctctctcagctttgcGTAAACTCAATGCAAAGAGACAGGGTTTGGAAGAGAAGCTGAAGAGACGAGACATTATCAACAAGCCACGCCACGGAGTCTTCCCTGATCAACAATCACAAAGCAACGTCGTCAAGAGCTGCTTCCCCGACACCTACCAAGGTATCACTGATCACTTCCACCTCATATCTAATGCTCAGTTCAGAGCCTTCAGACAGCTTGTTGGTTTTCTTTTATAAAAGTGTTTACATTCTATAGTACAGGGCATTTTATAGTACAGGGCATAATATTGTATAGCACAGGTCATCAGATGATGGCTCAAGCAAATTATTTCAGCAAAATGAGCTGGCCATAGTTCTTTGAGTCCAGCTGTTCAATTTTTTTCAGGTTACAGAATCACATGCTTATGCAAACATTATTTACCTGAATGCAAATCAGACCAGAATGAAAAGAGCTACTGAAAGAACTGAAGAcatcagaaaagaaaattatttatttatttagctttctGCTTAGATTCGTGAACTTGCGTCTTGTTGATAAAAAGAAGTCCATGATAAAAATGTATACAGAAAGCATGCACCCATTCCTCCGTTTCAAACTTAAAGCAGACGTGTTTCATGTGTTTAATTTAATACAAGATGTCAGATATGAAGGCACGCACAGCAAAGAAAGGTTACATGGGTTACCATGGGAAAGTACAAGTTGTTTTACAAAACTCTGAGAGCATTCCTACATCTTCACTTCTCCTGGTCAGTGTAACAGTGGTTTAAATTTAATCCACTGGGTTGAAAACAGTCATGAACACATCTATTTTAGAGTCCATGGTGAAAGTATAATCCTTTCGTCTTCATCTTATTTATAGCCCCAAACGTCAATTTGATTcaagttttatttatacagcactGTTAACAAAGGGCTTTATATAAACCTATGCCTTTATAGAAAAAGATTGAAAACCTTTCAACCAATTAGAATGAAGAAACCATTAGTGCTGTAGTACAAAGAAAAGCAACACTGTGATACGTGTAGTAAAAATTACAGTAGCCTCTACACAATTTGGCTAACAACAGTACTGGAACTTAAACCATCTGTCTGCTCTTCATTAACAATCTTCACACTTCAGCCGACTCAGTTACtgtttttattgcaccttaTATCGTGAATTCACACCACAACATCTGCTGTTCTGTGGTTCAGGTTCACTTTTTCTGTCTAGAGCAGTCCTTGTCTTCACATACATGGTATTTTTCCAGGGCAGATTGatgtgtcatttatttatctagcAACAAATTAAACCAGGTTTAATCAGTACACAATCCCTATGCACACAAATTAGCTAAAaggacacaataacacaatatttTATTGCAATTAGCAGGCTAGAACATAAAAACTTGTCCATCAGCATTCATGTGACGATTTAAGTTCATTAGTTTTTCATCATTATACTAATTCATTTCATCTggtttatgaaaataaaaaaatgtatgacCTGTAATGTTTGCTATTGTGTAATTACAGAGATGTTACTTAGAGCATATCTCTAACTGTGtcttctgttttgtgtgtgtgtgtgtttgtgtgtgtgtgtgtgaatggtctGTTAGAGCTGGAGACAGATCTTTCACCTAAAGTCCCAAGAAAGGACAAAGACGCCATCAGACGCTCAAGACGCATAGAGATGTTATTGAAGACTCACCAGGTAAGAAAACACTTAATCAGCAGCTTTTTAATGGGTAAGAGCAGAAGAACAACATGCTTTCAAATAGAACTGACCTTCTTCGTGTTAATTTTACTGCTTAATTACAGGgtatttttgtttgatttatttcatgaacAAACAGTGTATCTCATTAGTTATGCATATAATAAGTGAATTAAGCGAGAGTGACTGATGTTTTCAGAAAAAATTTAGCAGTTaacgcaaaatcaagcaaaacgCCAAGCTAAAtcacagatttgggccaagacgTGTTGTGTGATGTCGTCATAACAAGCCCGCTTCGATTCCTGTGCATCGCACATGAGCACAGCTATCACTGAAAGTAATAATACATACGTCTTCAcgggtaggagtttaaaaggaGATTCCTGTGCTTGCACaatatcagcaaaaaaaaaaaaaacacaaaaaagttcCATTGCTAATTTTGAAAAATGGCGCAAAATCAAGCAACAAGAGTCGCATGAAATCCTGTGGGACTAATATACTAACAAAAAAATAGTTGCATTTGAtatgaaacatttttgcttttaatACTTACTGAAAACTttttaatacttaaaaaaaGTTCAAAATTAAACAgtggtgattttttaaaatcttttactCACCTCTTTGACCAGCTAGGAGTATATAGTACATCTGCATTACATTCAGGCCCTATGCTGAATTTATAAACTGCACAGATGGCCTGTTTGAGCTTGCAGTGCAGACAGTTTGGTCATTCAATACTTCTTCTGCAGGCACTGAAAGACAAGAAGGACCAGGTGGAGGAAAAGAAGCCCCTACGCTTCCTTCATAGGGTGGAGAAACCAGCCCCTCGTCCCCCAACGCCCACGGTGGACGTGCCTCCTGAGGTAAACCACTTACACACTCtagctgtggaaaaaaataaacacgcTCTATCTTTACTGCATCTTGATTTTCTTGGCACTGAATTAGAAAACCGCTGCCTGTAAAAACAAGACTCATTTTGTAGAAGACTGACTACATGGTTCCCATGACAGATCCCATACTAGACACCAGCGGTGTTATCTAGAACCATGGTTCTGAATGTGGGGTCCGTAATCATAGCCAAGGGCTCTAGTTTTGTTACAGTACTCTTCTAACTCAACATTATTCTAGTTTTTGTGCCTTAAATAACGTTATCTGACATCTAATGACAATTCTAATTTCAAAAATTGGGTATTATAGatgaaaagtaaagaaatgaaaacaaaaattgaaTCACTCCTATGAATATAATTAAAACACACTTAATTCGAATCATTTTTAATTGCTTgttcatcatttttaaatagAAGTGTACTAGTAGGTGTGTAagtatttgtagatttttatcatgaaataaaaaaacattgttattaaattttattagatatatttatatatttattcattttaactaaaggaggaagaggagcttGCTATGATTTGCCTACAGAAGCTGCTCCGAGGCAGATACATCCATTACCAGGTACATAGATAAGAGTACTTGAATGAAATCTCCCCATATGCTCCATATTCCCCTATATTCTATAcatattctgttttattatctcgttttgttttctgttttcttgtcTACTGTTAATTCCATTCCTTGAGTATTTTTAACTTGACTATTATCTTAATAGATCAtaataagcatttcactacatgtgataatgtgtatgattgtgtatgtgtgtgtgattgtgtatcttTTTCTCTAACCTACCTTTATTGACCTTTATAAGTCCTGAATCTTTATCGGCTGTTAAAAGTTCCTGAAACGATCGACTCAGCTGAACAAACTCCAGCTTATATTTCCCACTGTTCTGTTTGTCAAGCCTTAATGTGTGCAGCTGTTCTCTGATATAGTAGCTGTTTATTTCAGATGCTGGAAGGTCTAGAGAAGCACCAGGAGCTGATCCAGGAGCTGCGCACAAACCACCCCTTACAGCGGGAGGAGCAAGAACtccagagagaagagaaacagtTCACACAGGccctgcagagacagagagaggagcgTGAGAGCAGAGTAAGTACATAAACAGCCTGTTCATTTAACACTTTCTCTGTGAGCCATGCTGCATGATCTGTGTGACTGCAACAGTGAAAAGGACATGCACTGATTTACATCACTGACCTCTGCTCCAGTTCTTTTTTGTTGTAAAGCATTCCTGAGGGTTATGAGGGTGAAAGTAAAACGTATCCTAcgtttgtataaaaaaaaatttaaaaaaaagaaagaaattggtGACGATTCCAAATATTCCTGAAATGGcctgaaattaaaaataaaaaggcagataagaaaaaaaaatctgaattgaaTATTTGGTCTacttaaatataatatctgaaatgtaaaaataaagctaataaaatgaatataaacctATAAACTATGGTCAGAAATGATGTTAGTGAACAGTAATTAGCCTTCTGAGGTTTTCTAATCCACCACTGCtgaatttctttctctcagctGGCTCAGACACAGAGCTATGTAGACGGCATTTCCGGGGAAGTGATTGTCGACATGCTGGACTTCCTGTCGAAGGAGCTGGTTCGCCTGCAGGAGGAAAGGAGGATCCATGCTTTCGTGCTGCTGGCAGAAAGGGACCGGCGCCTTCGTGAGGCTGAAGAGAGTGGGCGGAGACAGGTGGAGGAgcggagacagagagaggaggatgagatcttcagacaggtgaacacactCGGTCTACATTATCATAATTCTTTAATTACCTGCTCACAAAGGTGTGAAATAAAAAGTTCACACCCTcttttttccacctttaatgtgAAACTTAATATACTATCATTTACAGTAGCGTGGTTGCATAGGTgtacacacccctaaactaatGCTTTGTTAAAGTGTTTCTGCTTGTAATATATCTTCAATATTGGACGTTTTTGGTAGTTAATAATCTTTATCACcaggtctctctctttctctctcaaacccacacacacacacacacacacacacacacacacgcacacatgcacacacacacacacacacacacacacacgcgcacacacacacacacacacacgcgcacacacacacacacacacgcacacatgcacacgcacacatgcacacacacacacgcacacgcacacatgcacacacacacacgcacacatgcacacacacacacacacacacacgcacacatgcacacacagagcatctttcagtattcatttattctctTTACTTCTTTTGTCCTCGGAGTTCACCTTGACCTTTTcatgctttcatttattttatttttcctttgtttGAATCTGTTTTCAGATTCAGACAATGCTCAGTTTTTGAAGATATGCATCAAATGTCAGCTTTTTTCTCATTCCTATTCTTTATGTGTTGGACTTTTTGAAGTTCTCTTTTTGTGCTTATCTGCTTATGTGTAGAGGAATAGCTTAacagctgtttgtgtgtgtgtgtgtgtgagagagagagagagagagagagagagaaggttagACTCCCTTCCAGTTATTAATTCTCAGGACTTAATTAACTTGTTAGGAATTTATTTAATGGTTAGGATGCATCTCTCAGGCCAAGAACTGTCATTATGAATTATCATCAGAGCATAATAAATTCTCGGACTCTCCGAACTTTGTGCTATCACTCAACAGTCATGAGCTTCTCTAAACAGCTGACTAAAGATCTAAAA
This DNA window, taken from Hemibagrus wyckioides isolate EC202008001 linkage group LG06, SWU_Hwy_1.0, whole genome shotgun sequence, encodes the following:
- the LOC131353954 gene encoding calponin homology domain-containing protein DDB_G0272472-like, with the translated sequence MSEFREEISQESLLELLNESFSSEGDVVNFTSLRVLLLALMSDTEDSEETVDMMETADMMEMETEKRRKEDVGQDVDESQPPSLSISDMSKQLEDNEEAVSKSTSLMQESGRDENQELREEKDRLKKEVERLQNQLSQCMTLEEMQAALVIERQNMLKELKESITGTGFPDTSREINVSSTPRDPSTNISDRALGQVSSGAEQNPESPEALMDIAQLDKMQKSLEAHVERLEGKRENMLERFSKFQVTVSQSRDSFSGLGQQHHLQTADLRIEVQKLHEELQNVKQKVLALREQKGSLEKEMQDTHQPINVQEAVLQLQAEYEKLRTTTHQLVKDKKQKESHTEELYKFMKELDEKIADKEIMKTVEDIKSEMQTLENKVLLCDKTAAKLKKKFMDLFSNFSDHKETCEKAHEKIFQELDCKVNQTEMDHLKKQLEVFRLRILKLHTLPAESDDAAVVRKQCLTKFKCLPFDGPDNMSIPEPSMLVLPKPPSSPAPKHNRRPRHRTKLDESAEGSPTEGSMEQTREGDSCGFDERVHEEKQDISSVKTEDVGLTVTPPKEGHGLPAGLDEGEKIESARKERACQATLPPLTDLTQLDKRKRMMDEMERKEWAFREQEIEKLQETRLTLLVRFLWERESQQEKVTEQRLDEHFYKLQKEKEEQVQKICSDYERSLRKLNAKRQGLEEKLKRRDIINKPRHGVFPDQQSQSNVVKSCFPDTYQELETDLSPKVPRKDKDAIRRSRRIEMLLKTHQALKDKKDQVEEKKPLRFLHRVEKPAPRPPTPTVDVPPEEEEELAMICLQKLLRGRYIHYQMLEGLEKHQELIQELRTNHPLQREEQELQREEKQFTQALQRQREERESRLAQTQSYVDGISGEVIVDMLDFLSKELVRLQEERRIHAFVLLAERDRRLREAEESGRRQVEERRQREEDEIFRQVTKVHQSTVDLYLEDVILKSIDQTAEAQAREEIQKFADELDNLAYAMEETRTNEQTEEIVAEHVYGFLIPEVNKVTAHKRVKQSQRRHLTAPRTLIHDTDSSSTSPRPLSPASRAATSLLSEIIEQMEEASHKSDDHQENEHTD